A genomic stretch from Bacteroidales bacterium includes:
- a CDS encoding CotH kinase family protein, whose protein sequence is MKAGFLILLVFILLNAGLAQEGMDIPVVVVETNGGFPIPDEPKIKAHLKVIDNGPGQLNYASDSGNVYDGNAGIEIRGAYSATLPQKPYGFETRNEASENLNVSLLGLPEENDWILLANYNDKSFLRNALAGELFRSMGHYAPRTRHCEVVINNSYEGGYVLTEKIKRDRNRVDIARLLETENSGDPVTGGYIFKTDYYSSEDSWLSSYPPFDKPGGRVHFVYYYPKPDAITEEQKHYLRNFVNSFEEVLHGPGFKNSATGYEAYIDVNSFRDYFILSEVSRNVDAYKKSRYLFKDKESKGGGIHSGPPWDYDWAWKDIWDCYMFTHTDGSGWAYQVNDCDVWPTPPVYMSRLLQDEHFANNIRHRYESLRESVLSTENIFSYIDSVTNYLSEAQRRHYTRWDILGENVGAPEVGYIPTTFYSEIGKLKNWIERRLNWLDANMPGDAGGPLANPGREEIHLRLFPNPAYELVYIESNRAISKIEILPMSGAAVELKKDMSAFSTGLDISAFTPGLYLVQVFFEGGERISRKLIVH, encoded by the coding sequence ATGAAAGCAGGTTTTCTTATCCTTCTGGTGTTTATTCTGCTGAATGCCGGTCTTGCCCAGGAGGGCATGGATATTCCGGTTGTTGTTGTGGAAACAAACGGCGGATTCCCAATCCCCGATGAACCCAAGATAAAAGCTCATTTGAAGGTCATTGATAATGGCCCGGGCCAGCTCAATTATGCTTCCGATTCAGGAAATGTCTATGATGGAAACGCGGGGATAGAAATCCGGGGAGCCTATTCTGCCACGCTCCCTCAAAAACCCTACGGTTTTGAAACACGAAATGAAGCCTCTGAAAACCTGAATGTTTCCTTACTGGGCCTGCCCGAGGAAAACGATTGGATCCTGCTGGCCAACTACAATGACAAATCCTTCCTCCGGAATGCTCTGGCCGGAGAACTGTTCCGAAGCATGGGGCATTATGCACCCCGCACCCGCCATTGCGAAGTCGTTATTAACAACAGCTATGAAGGGGGCTATGTACTGACGGAAAAGATCAAGAGGGACAGGAACCGTGTGGATATCGCCAGGCTCCTGGAAACAGAAAACAGCGGAGACCCTGTCACCGGAGGATATATTTTCAAAACCGATTACTACTCCTCAGAAGATTCATGGCTCAGCTCATACCCGCCTTTTGACAAACCCGGGGGCAGGGTGCATTTTGTCTACTACTACCCCAAACCGGATGCAATTACCGAAGAACAGAAACACTACCTCCGGAATTTTGTGAACTCCTTTGAAGAGGTACTTCACGGGCCCGGCTTTAAGAATTCCGCAACCGGGTATGAAGCGTATATAGATGTCAACTCTTTCAGGGATTACTTTATTCTGAGTGAGGTATCCAGAAATGTGGATGCCTATAAAAAGAGCCGTTATCTGTTCAAGGACAAGGAGAGCAAGGGGGGGGGAATCCATTCTGGTCCTCCGTGGGACTACGACTGGGCCTGGAAAGATATCTGGGATTGCTATATGTTCACCCATACAGATGGGTCAGGGTGGGCCTATCAGGTAAATGATTGTGATGTCTGGCCAACACCCCCGGTATATATGAGCAGGCTCCTCCAGGATGAACATTTTGCCAACAATATCAGGCACAGATATGAATCCCTCAGGGAATCGGTGTTATCCACAGAAAATATCTTTTCCTATATTGATTCGGTAACAAACTACCTCAGCGAAGCCCAGAGGCGACATTATACCCGGTGGGATATCCTGGGTGAAAATGTGGGCGCTCCCGAAGTAGGGTATATTCCCACTACTTTTTATTCCGAAATCGGAAAATTAAAGAATTGGATTGAAAGGCGCCTGAACTGGCTGGATGCAAACATGCCCGGTGATGCCGGCGGACCCCTTGCCAATCCGGGCCGGGAGGAGATACACCTGAGGCTCTTCCCAAACCCGGCATACGAACTGGTCTACATTGAATCAAACCGAGCCATCAGCAAAATCGAGATTCTTCCGATGTCAGGTGCAGCGGTGGAGCTGAAAAAGGATATGAGTGCTTTCAGCACCGGATTAGATATATCCGCGTTTACTCCCGGTCTTTACCTGGTTCAGGTCTTCTTTGAAGGCGGGGAAAGGATCTCCCGGAAGTTAATAGTCCATTAA
- a CDS encoding MFS transporter, translating to MSKKERFIKDRQYIKFCLYGFLKNLRFFDAFFILFLVGKGISFTQIGLLYAVREVITNLFEIPSGIIADTFGRKRALAGSFILYIGSFVLFYLFQDFWFFLIAFILFGLAEAFRSGTHKGMIMDYLKIIHMEKHSADYYGHTRSWSQKGSAISALIAGIIVLSGGSYQSVFLYSAAPYVLNFLLILSYPAALNRSLEPTITQRSNRLGNATRMLLKLLKKPQVLKIIYSSAAHTAYLRSVKDYIQLVMFNLAVTIPILVHRNVEQKSGLLIGALYFLIYLATSTASKYSWFLAQRSRFNMAFLTLMAGFLAGAVSGMAFKKEFWILSLLFFTGIYIMENIRKPLLTGAIADEVPREILTSVISAQSLLRTILTTILALVLGWAADHFGVGISLFAISTLLLLSGLLAQNKVRS from the coding sequence ATGAGCAAAAAGGAGCGCTTCATTAAGGACAGGCAATACATCAAGTTCTGCCTGTATGGATTCCTGAAGAACCTGAGGTTCTTTGATGCCTTCTTTATTCTGTTTCTTGTGGGGAAAGGAATTTCTTTTACCCAGATTGGCCTCTTATATGCAGTCCGGGAGGTAATCACCAACCTGTTTGAAATTCCTTCAGGGATCATTGCGGATACCTTTGGCCGTAAAAGGGCCCTGGCAGGATCTTTTATCCTGTACATCGGTTCATTTGTCCTGTTTTATTTGTTTCAGGATTTCTGGTTCTTCCTGATTGCTTTCATACTGTTTGGCCTGGCTGAGGCCTTTCGTTCCGGCACTCACAAGGGGATGATCATGGACTATCTGAAAATAATTCATATGGAAAAGCATTCTGCCGACTATTACGGGCATACCCGCTCCTGGTCGCAGAAGGGTTCCGCCATATCGGCTCTGATAGCCGGAATTATTGTGCTTTCCGGAGGCTCCTATCAAAGTGTTTTCCTTTACTCTGCAGCTCCTTATGTGTTGAATTTCCTCCTGATCCTGAGCTATCCCGCTGCCTTAAACCGCTCCCTGGAACCCACCATTACCCAAAGAAGCAACCGCCTCGGGAATGCCACCCGGATGCTGTTGAAACTCTTAAAAAAGCCGCAGGTTCTGAAGATCATATACAGCTCGGCGGCCCATACGGCTTATCTTCGTTCTGTCAAGGATTACATTCAACTGGTGATGTTCAATCTGGCAGTCACGATTCCCATCCTGGTACACCGGAATGTGGAACAAAAGAGCGGGCTCCTGATCGGTGCCCTCTATTTCTTGATCTACCTGGCCACCTCAACCGCCTCAAAATATTCCTGGTTCCTTGCCCAAAGAAGCCGTTTTAACATGGCGTTCCTGACGCTGATGGCTGGGTTTCTTGCAGGGGCTGTAAGCGGCATGGCTTTTAAAAAGGAATTCTGGATCCTTTCCCTGCTCTTCTTCACCGGGATCTATATAATGGAAAATATCCGGAAACCACTTTTAACGGGGGCGATTGCGGATGAGGTCCCCCGGGAGATTCTCACCTCCGTAATCTCAGCCCAGTCGCTCTTACGGACCATTCTGACCACCATTCTTGCTCTGGTTCTCGGATGGGCCGCCGACCATTTTGGGGTGGGGATTTCCCTTTTCGCGATCTCAACGCTGCTGCTCCTCAGCGGACTCCTGGCTCAAAATAAGGTAAGGTCCTGA
- a CDS encoding TonB-dependent receptor plug domain-containing protein: MKKRSILFLGLILFFASTQAQTRVVYGKITAFNKYPLQNIEVNTKKSKASVKSDSLGMFSIVSMEEDRVIIKTKAFKTVIRKVEADTDTLFVNLVFIDTKSNRELATGYGYINSQDLNYAVNNLEQENNEFCNYTNVFDLLVGRFPGVLVQRTATGGAVYIRGGTSVNMSNEALYVVDGGVTTNISYIHPCDIRSINVLKDASASIYGTRGSNGVVVIETKMGNN; the protein is encoded by the coding sequence ATGAAGAAACGGTCCATTCTTTTTCTCGGATTAATCCTGTTTTTCGCTTCCACTCAGGCCCAAACGAGGGTGGTGTACGGGAAGATCACGGCCTTCAATAAATACCCCCTCCAAAACATTGAGGTAAATACCAAGAAAAGCAAGGCCTCGGTGAAATCAGACAGTCTTGGCATGTTTTCCATCGTAAGCATGGAAGAAGACAGAGTGATCATCAAGACAAAAGCCTTTAAAACCGTGATCCGCAAGGTGGAAGCAGATACCGATACCCTTTTTGTAAACCTGGTGTTTATTGATACCAAATCCAACAGAGAGCTGGCAACAGGGTATGGCTATATCAATTCCCAGGATTTGAATTACGCGGTTAACAACCTGGAGCAGGAGAATAACGAATTCTGCAATTATACCAATGTGTTTGATCTGCTGGTGGGGCGTTTCCCGGGAGTTTTGGTACAGCGAACAGCCACAGGAGGTGCCGTATATATCCGGGGCGGAACCTCGGTGAATATGTCCAATGAAGCGCTTTATGTGGTGGATGGTGGAGTCACCACCAACATCAGCTATATCCATCCCTGCGATATCAGGTCCATCAATGTTCTTAAGGATGCCAGTGCCTCTATCTATGGTACCCGTGGATCCAACGGAGTGGTGGTCATTGAAACCAAAATGGGAAACAACTAG
- the folK gene encoding 2-amino-4-hydroxy-6-hydroxymethyldihydropteridine diphosphokinase — protein MNVVIIGIGSNINAEANIAKMLEILQKKVELIKVSRFVKTSPVGILTQPDFTNGAAKIRSHLNQEHLRKLLKGIEDEMGRDRSNPKFGPRSIDLDIVAWNGKIVDEDYYTRGFLRKSVDELLD, from the coding sequence ATGAATGTGGTCATCATCGGCATCGGGTCTAATATAAATGCGGAGGCAAACATTGCTAAAATGCTGGAAATCCTGCAAAAAAAGGTGGAGCTTATTAAGGTATCCCGGTTTGTAAAAACCAGTCCCGTCGGAATATTAACGCAGCCCGATTTTACCAATGGGGCCGCTAAAATCAGATCGCATTTAAATCAGGAGCATCTGAGAAAACTTTTAAAAGGAATTGAGGATGAAATGGGCCGCGACCGTTCGAATCCGAAGTTTGGTCCCCGCAGCATAGATCTGGATATTGTTGCCTGGAATGGCAAAATTGTCGACGAGGATTATTATACGCGTGGTTTTCTCCGGAAATCGGTGGATGAGCTGCTGGACTGA
- a CDS encoding dihydroneopterin aldolase yields the protein MAIIRVKNLLIRTYIGFNPEELVNKQDVVINLEIETDIPEPVLETDEPREIFDYKTITKKVIALVQDGKFKLLEVLTKKILDLIMEDERVISVRVEVDKPHALRFAESVSMEMKAKR from the coding sequence ATGGCAATCATACGCGTGAAGAATTTGCTGATCAGAACTTATATCGGGTTTAATCCCGAGGAACTGGTAAATAAACAAGACGTGGTAATAAATCTGGAAATCGAAACAGACATCCCCGAACCGGTACTGGAAACAGATGAGCCAAGGGAAATATTTGATTATAAAACCATTACAAAAAAAGTAATTGCTCTGGTCCAGGATGGAAAATTCAAATTGCTTGAAGTACTGACCAAAAAAATCCTGGATCTGATCATGGAAGATGAAAGGGTGATCTCTGTACGCGTGGAAGTGGATAAACCGCATGCATTGCGCTTTGCAGAATCTGTTTCCATGGAGATGAAGGCAAAGCGATGA
- a CDS encoding SDR family oxidoreductase gives MKKTALVTGASKRIGRSITEHLAEKGWDVIVHYNSSGKMAGEFVHLLESKYPNQVFYPVRADLAETNDVVSLIPGILSQLGSFQLLINNASVFNPGYLKETTLELLEQQINVNLKAPFVLIRDFAVACKTGNIINLVDTRITTNKSNYAAYSISKKALWELTRMAALEFAPDIRVNAIAPGVTLPPEDKDENYLYRLAKNIPMKKSGGVDPIIQSIEYILQNESLTGQLLFADGGENLGPNV, from the coding sequence ATGAAAAAAACCGCACTTGTAACAGGCGCATCAAAACGGATCGGCAGATCCATTACAGAACACCTGGCTGAAAAAGGGTGGGATGTCATTGTCCATTACAACTCATCCGGGAAGATGGCCGGTGAATTTGTTCATTTACTGGAATCGAAATACCCGAATCAGGTCTTTTATCCGGTGAGAGCAGACCTGGCCGAAACAAATGATGTTGTTTCGCTTATCCCAGGGATTCTCTCACAACTTGGTAGTTTTCAATTGCTTATAAATAATGCTTCCGTATTCAATCCCGGATACCTGAAAGAAACCACCCTGGAGCTACTGGAACAGCAGATAAACGTGAATCTGAAAGCGCCATTTGTGCTTATCCGGGACTTTGCTGTTGCGTGTAAAACCGGAAATATTATCAATTTGGTGGACACACGAATTACAACAAATAAGTCAAATTATGCTGCCTATTCGATTTCAAAAAAGGCCCTCTGGGAGTTAACCAGGATGGCAGCCCTCGAATTTGCTCCGGATATCCGGGTGAATGCCATTGCACCGGGAGTCACTTTGCCCCCTGAGGACAAAGACGAGAACTACCTGTATAGATTGGCTAAAAATATTCCGATGAAAAAATCGGGGGGAGTCGATCCCATTATTCAGAGTATCGAATATATCCTCCAAAATGAATCTTTAACCGGGCAATTGCTTTTTGCCGATGGTGGTGAAAACCTGGGTCCAAACGTTTAA
- a CDS encoding sigma-70 family RNA polymerase sigma factor: protein MKNATLDLSGWVQDYTGDLYSWALHKVSDPELARDIVQDTFLAAAEKIGGFKEESSPKTWLFSILNHKIIDHYRKKVKQPVRVDNQVFSTFFDAGGSWKTDKRPQPWEEDANLLDDHDFQAVLKHCLDALPESWNTCVKLKFFSEKKGEEICQELNISPTNYWQIIHRAKLHLRDCIEQKWFTD from the coding sequence ATGAAAAACGCAACACTTGACTTATCCGGATGGGTGCAGGATTATACCGGAGATCTCTATTCATGGGCTTTGCATAAAGTTTCGGATCCGGAACTGGCCAGGGATATTGTCCAGGATACCTTCCTGGCAGCCGCTGAGAAAATCGGCGGTTTTAAAGAGGAAAGTTCACCCAAGACCTGGCTATTCTCTATTCTGAATCATAAAATCATCGATCACTACAGGAAAAAAGTAAAACAACCAGTCAGGGTCGATAATCAGGTATTTTCCACATTTTTTGATGCAGGGGGAAGCTGGAAAACGGATAAAAGACCGCAGCCATGGGAGGAAGATGCAAATCTGCTGGATGATCATGATTTTCAGGCTGTATTGAAGCATTGCCTGGATGCTTTGCCTGAAAGTTGGAACACTTGTGTCAAATTAAAATTCTTTTCAGAAAAAAAGGGGGAGGAGATTTGTCAGGAATTGAACATATCTCCTACGAATTACTGGCAAATCATACACAGGGCCAAGTTGCATCTGCGGGATTGTATTGAGCAAAAGTGGTTTACTGATTGA